The genome window CGCCCTTCCTCGGCGGCGGTGAGATGATCGAGACCGTGACGCGGGACGCAATCAAGTACAACGACCCGCCCTATCGTTTCGAGGCCGGTACGCCGATGATCGCGCAGGCGGCGGGGCTGACGGCCGCGCTCGACTACATCGACAGCATCGGCAAGGCGAAGATCCGTGCGCACGAACTCGACCTGTTGCGCTACGCCGAGGAGCGGCTGAAGCCGTTCAACTCGCTGCGCTTTATCGGCAACGCGCGCGATAAGGGGGCGATCGTCTCCTTCGCTATGGAAGGCGCACACAGCCACGACGTTGCAACGATCCTCGACCGCTCAGGCATAGCGGTGCGCGCGGGCAGCCACTGCGCCGAGCCGCTGTTGACGCGCTTCGGGCTGACATCCACCTGCCGGGCATCCTTCGCCCTTTACAACACACGCGCGGAAGTGGACGCGCTCGCCGAAGGGCTACAGAAAGCGGAGCGGTTTTTCAGATGAGCGAGACCATGGAACAGGCAAAGACGCGGATCGAAAACGCCCCGTGGGATGGACCGCAGGACGAGCCGAAGCACAAGGATTTGCCGGAGCCGTGCGCGCATACGGTTGAGACTGCGAAGTCGTCGCATGACGAAGTCGGCATTCCGCACGAGGAGCTGGATCGCATCACGGACGCGCTCATCGCGGCGCTGAAGACGATCTACGACCCGGAAATCCCGGTTGACATCTACGAGCTTGGCCTCATCTACAAGATCGACATTAATTCCGACCGCGAAGTGGATGTGGAGATGACGTTGACCGCCCCGGGGTGTCCGGTGGCGGGCGACATGCCGGTGTGGGTCGAGAACGCTTTGAGTGCGGTGGAAGGCGTGAGCATCGCGCGCGTGAAGATCGTGTTTACGCCGCCGTGGGATCCTTCAAGGATGTCTGACGAGGCACGCGTCGCGCTCAACATGTTCTAGTGCCGTGTCGGTAACGACGAACGCGCAGATGAGAGGGGCGTTTCTGGTTTCCGGCGGGTTACGCCCCATATTCCAGTGTGTGTCTCGAAGAATGCATTTTCGCGAGGGATACGTCGTCACATCGACAGCGAGCTTCTTGCGACTGAAACGCGAAAATGCCCTCAGCGTCGAACAAGGGAGGCGAACAATTGTCTAGTTCTTTCGGCAAGGTCGTTACGCTCACGGACTCGGCGGCGGAGCGCGTGAAGGCGATAATCGGGCGTTCCGAGACGCCAGTGGTCGGGCTGCGCGTGGGCATCAAGAAGGGCGGCTGCGCGGGCATGGAATACACGATGGAGTATGCCGCCGAGGCGCGCCCGCTCGAAGAGGTGGTCGAAGACAAGGGTGTGCGTATCCTCATCGAGCCCTCCGCGATCCTCTATCTGCTCGGCACCGAGATGGACTACAAGACCGAGAAATTCGTCTCGGGGTTCGTTTTCAAGAACCCGAACCAGACGAGCGCTTGCGGTTGCGGTGAGAGCGTCGAATTAAGTCCCGCGCAAACTGTGGGCGAATAGGCGTCGGCGCGCGGCGATTTGTCGGTTCGCGTGGGGCGGGCAGCAGCAGAACGCAGCGCAAATGCGCCGGGCCCGTCAGCCCTTGACGTTCACATGCACCGTCTGCGCGCGCCCTGAGTTCGCACCGTTATCATCCGATACGAGAACATCGAAGCTTGCCGTGCTGCTATCGCCGCCGTCATGCACGAATAGAACGCGCCCTGCCTCGATGTCGGCTTGCGTGAAACGGTCCACCGAAATGCCGGCATTCGACGCAAGCGCCACGATCCCGTTCGACACGTTCGACACGCTATAGGTAAGCTCATCCGCGCTGTCGTCCGGGTCGATGGCGGTGATGTCCTCCGTCGTAATCACGACGGAGCGGCCGCGCTTCACCGCGATGTCGAGGTCGCCCGCGAGCTTCGGCGGCACGTTGCGCAGTTCGGCCGAGAGGTCCGCGCCCATCTCCATGGCAAGCTGTCCGTAACGCACATTGCCGTTGACCGCGCCGGAGCTTCTGATGCTGATGAGGTTCTTCACGAAGACCTCGCCTTGCAGGGAGCCCGCGACATCGGCTTGATCGGTCTTCAGCGTACCGAAAAAGGTGCCGCCCTGATGGATGATGACGGATTCGGCGGCAAGCTCACCTTCGACATAGCCATGGATTTCCATCTGCCGGCAATTACGGATCTTGCCCTTGATGATGGTGTCTTCCTGGATGATCGCCTCGCGTGCCACTGCTGCCGCCTCGCTCTTGCTGTGTCTGCATGTGCGGCACCGTATCCGCCGCGACGTAAGGTTCGCGGCACCATAGGCCGCCGAGCCCAAGCCAGGCAATCGAAATTCGGGTTAACGCGAAATCGCGCGCAACCTGTTGCATCTGCGGCGTCATCGGTCCCGGCGCAGTGAATTTTTAAGCTTGCGCGCCGGCAAACGTATGCGCCTGAGCCTATCGCCGCCGGTCGAAGCCGATATAGCCCGCGCAGGTGTCCTTCACGCGGATATCGGCACCGATGAAGCGGCAAATCTCCGCTTTGAGGTTCGGATTGTCGCGGATTGCGGCGCCGCTGACCCGCGCGCCGTAGACTTGCGCGACCTTTGCAAGGTTCTCGTCCTCGCACCACGGCGTCACGGCGAGTTGGCCGTTGATCACCTGCGACTCGTCCACGCATTTGATCTTCGCTGACGAAGGGGCGGCTGTGAGCAACGCCGCCGCAATCGCCAATCCCGCCGAAACAAGGAGCCGGTCCATCAACGCCTCGTAATGAAGTGTTCACCATAAAAGAACGGACGCGGGAAAGCGCCAAGGCCCCCCACAGCAGAAGTTTAGGCGCTACTCGTGACGAAGCGCCTCGATGGGATCGAGCCGCGCTGCCTTTCGCGCAGGAAAATAGCCGAATATGATGCCGACCGCAGCCGAAAAGCCGAATGCCAGCGCGATCACCGAGAAGTCGAGCGCCATCGGCACCTTGATCGCGCTCGCGAGCATCGATGACAGCCCGAGCCCGAGCGCCACGCCGATCAGCCCGCCGAACAGCGACAAAACCACCGCCTCGATGAGAAACTGCGTCAGCACCTGCCCCGCGAGCGCTCCGATGGCGAGCCGAGTGCCGATCTCGCGCGTGCGCTCCGTCACCGACACGAGCATGATGTTCATGATGCCGATGCCGCCGACGAGGAGGCTGATCGCGGCGACGGCGGAAAGCAGCCCCGTCAGCACTTTATAAGTGCCCGTGAGCGTGGCGGTGATTTCTTTCATGTCGCGGACGAAGAAATCGTCCTGATCGCCAGCCCCGATGCGGCGACGCTCGCGCATGAGCAGTTCGACGGCCTTCAGCGTTTTCCCGGTGGAATGCTGCGCGTCGACCCCAATATAGATATAGCCGACATCGGTATTGCCCGCGATGCGCCGGTGAAACGTCCGAAGCGGGATCACGACGAGGTCATCCTGATCCTGCCCGAAGGCGGATTCGCCCTTCTCGGCGAGAACGCCCACGATTTCGCAGCTTATCTTGCCGACGCGCATCGACTGGCCGATGACGTCGCCGCCGCCGAACACTTCGCGCTGGATGGTCTTGCCGATAAGGCAGACGGAGCGGCCCGCGCGAAGCTCGCCGTCATTGAAGGCGCGCCCCTCGGCGACGGGCCAATCGCGCGCGGTGAGATACGTCGTCTCCGCGCCGGTGACGTTCGTGCTCCAGTTCTTGCCGTTGGCGATGGCGGTTGCGGCACGAGTGGCGGCTGGGGCGACGGCGCGCGTGCCGGGGATCTCGCGGCGAATGGCTTCCGCATCGGCGACTTCGAGCTGACGGGCCACATCTTGCACGCCGCCCGGCCCGACCGCCTGACCGGGGCGCAGCACGAGCAGGTTTGTGCCGAGCTTCGCGATATCCTGCGTGATTTTTTTCGTCGAACCCTGACCGAGCGTCACCATGGTGATGACCGCCGCGACGCCGATCACCACGCCGAGCGTCGTCAGGAACGAGCGCATCAGATTGCGCCGGATCGCCTGCAACGCCAGCTTGATCGTTTCCCAGATCACGGCGCGATGGCCCTTTCCTCGATGCGGCTCACGCGGCCGTCCTCCACATGCAGAACGCGCGATGCATAGGCCGCCATCTCGGGCTCATGCGTGACAAGGATGACAGTCAAACCGGCATCGCGGTTGAGCGCGGTGAGAAGGTCCATGATTTCGCGGCTGCGCGCGCTGTCGAGGTTGCCGGTCGGTTCGTCGGCAAGCATGACCGACGGTTCGGAGACGAGCGCACGGGCGATGGCGACGCGCTGTTGCTGGCCGCCGGAAAGCTCGGCGGGTGTGTGCTTCTC of Rhodomicrobium vannielii ATCC 17100 contains these proteins:
- a CDS encoding SUF system Fe-S cluster assembly protein encodes the protein MSETMEQAKTRIENAPWDGPQDEPKHKDLPEPCAHTVETAKSSHDEVGIPHEELDRITDALIAALKTIYDPEIPVDIYELGLIYKIDINSDREVDVEMTLTAPGCPVAGDMPVWVENALSAVEGVSIARVKIVFTPPWDPSRMSDEARVALNMF
- a CDS encoding iron-sulfur cluster assembly accessory protein encodes the protein MPSASNKGGEQLSSSFGKVVTLTDSAAERVKAIIGRSETPVVGLRVGIKKGGCAGMEYTMEYAAEARPLEEVVEDKGVRILIEPSAILYLLGTEMDYKTEKFVSGFVFKNPNQTSACGCGESVELSPAQTVGE
- a CDS encoding polymer-forming cytoskeletal protein — its product is MAREAIIQEDTIIKGKIRNCRQMEIHGYVEGELAAESVIIHQGGTFFGTLKTDQADVAGSLQGEVFVKNLISIRSSGAVNGNVRYGQLAMEMGADLSAELRNVPPKLAGDLDIAVKRGRSVVITTEDITAIDPDDSADELTYSVSNVSNGIVALASNAGISVDRFTQADIEAGRVLFVHDGGDSSTASFDVLVSDDNGANSGRAQTVHVNVKG
- a CDS encoding ABC transporter permease, with translation MIWETIKLALQAIRRNLMRSFLTTLGVVIGVAAVITMVTLGQGSTKKITQDIAKLGTNLLVLRPGQAVGPGGVQDVARQLEVADAEAIRREIPGTRAVAPAATRAATAIANGKNWSTNVTGAETTYLTARDWPVAEGRAFNDGELRAGRSVCLIGKTIQREVFGGGDVIGQSMRVGKISCEIVGVLAEKGESAFGQDQDDLVVIPLRTFHRRIAGNTDVGYIYIGVDAQHSTGKTLKAVELLMRERRRIGAGDQDDFFVRDMKEITATLTGTYKVLTGLLSAVAAISLLVGGIGIMNIMLVSVTERTREIGTRLAIGALAGQVLTQFLIEAVVLSLFGGLIGVALGLGLSSMLASAIKVPMALDFSVIALAFGFSAAVGIIFGYFPARKAARLDPIEALRHE